One genomic window of Glycine soja cultivar W05 chromosome 9, ASM419377v2, whole genome shotgun sequence includes the following:
- the LOC114367952 gene encoding lycopene epsilon cyclase, chloroplastic-like yields the protein MECVAARNLAAMAFCVSPLSSRLRLRRKKLWRRRTASSSSSCGGRGVRCLKVEAKAGSESCVATKEDFADEEDYVKAGGSELVFVQMQQNKAMEMQSKLADKLPPIGDDILDLVVIGCGPAGLALAAESAKLGLKVGLIGPDLPFTNNYGVWEDEFKDLGLEGCIEHVWKDTIVYLDNKDPIFIGRSYGRVSRHLLHEELLRRCVESGVSYLSSRVESVIETSNGHSHVVCEYDVVVPSRLVTVASGAASGKLLQYEVGGPKVSVQTAYGVEVEVENNPYDPNLMVFMDYRDYMKQNVQCPEANYPTFLYAMPMSRTKVFFEETCLASKDAMPFDLLKKKLFSRLNTMGIRIKKTYEEEWSYIPVGGSLPNTEQKNLAFGAAASMVHPATGYSVVRSLSEAPKYASVIATILKDGHAKDIITQERRKENLSMQAWNTLWPQERKRQRAFFLFGLALILQLDIEGIRTFFRTFFCLPDWMWQGFLGSSLSSTDLVLFAFYMFIIAPNNLRMGLVRHLLSDPTGATMIKTYLTI from the exons ATGGAGTGCGTTGCGGCGAGGAACTTGGCGGCAATGGCGTTCTGCGTGAGTCCTTTGTCGTCGAGGTTGAGGCTGCGGAGGAAGAAGCTGTGGAGAAGACGAACCgcgtcgtcgtcgtcgtcgtgCGGCGGCCGCGGCGTGCGGTGTCTGAAGGTGGAGGCGAAGGCCGGGAGCGAGAGCTGCGTGGCGACGAAAGAGGACTTCGCCGACGAGGAGGATTACGTGAAGGCCGGTGGCTCCGAACTCGTTTTCGTCCAAATGCAACAGAACAAAGCCATGGAAATGCAATCCAAGCTCGCGGATAAG TTGCCACCTATAGGAGATGATATACTGGATCTAGTTGTGATTGGTTGTGGTCCGGCTGGTCTTGCTCTTGCTGCAGAATCAGCCAAGTTAGGACTGAAAGTTGGGCTTATTGGTCCGGATCTCCCTTTTACAAACAATTATGGTGTGTGGGAGGACGAATTTAAAG ATCTCGGACTTGAAGGTTGCATTGAGCATGTTTGGAAGGATACCATTGTCTATCTCGACAATAAGGACCCCATTTTTATTGGTCGTTCCTATGGACGTGTCAGTCGGCATCTGCTTCATGAGGAGTTGTTAAGAAG GTGTGTCGAGTCAGGTGTCTCGTATCTTAGCTCAAGAGTAGAAAGTGTTATTGAGACGAGTAATGGTCATAGTCATGTTGTCTGTGAATATGACGTTGTAGTGCCCAGCAG GCTTGTTACTGTTGCATCAGGAGCTGCTTCAGGGAAACTGTTGCAATATGAGGTCGGGGGTCCAAAGGTTTCTGTCCAAACAGCTTATGGTGTGGAAGTTGAG GTGGAAAACAATCCTTATGATCCAAATCTGATGGTTTTCATGGATTACAGAGACTACATGAAGCAAAATGTTCAATGTCCAGAAGCAAATTATCCAACATTTCTTTATGCAATGCCCATGTCCCGTACAAAAGTGTTCTTTGAG GAAACCTGTTTAGCATCAAAAGATGCTATGCCATTTGATTTACTAAAGAAGAAGCTCTTTTCGAGATTAAATACAATGGGGATCAGAATTAAGAAAACTTATGAAGAG GAATGGTCTTATATCCCAGTTGGTGGATCCCTACCGAACACAGAACAAAAGAACCTTGCATTTGGTGCAGCTGCCAGCATGGTGCATCCAGCTACAG GGTACTCCGTTGTGAGATCTTTGTCAGAAGCTCCAAAATATGCTTCAGTAATTGCTACTATTTTGAAAGATGGTCATGCCAAGGACATCATTACTcaagaaagaagaaaggagaatCTATCTATGCAAG cTTGGAATACACTTTGGCCTCAAGAACGGAAACGGCAGAGAgcattctttctttttggattagcCCTAATTCTGCAGCTGGACATTGAGGGCATTCGAACATTCTTTCGTACTTTCTTCTGCTTACCTGATTG GATGTGGCAGGGATTTCTTGGCTCCTCCCTCTCATCTACAGATCTTGTATTATTTGCATTCTACATGTTCATAATAGCACCAAATAACTTAAGAATGGGTCTAGTCAGACATCTACTTTCGGATCCTACTGGTGCAACTATGATAAAGACTTACTTAACGATATAG